The segment GCGCCTGAGTGCTCGGTTAACGAGGAGACAACACGATGAGTCAGCATGAGCAGGATAGCGCTACCCAGCTATCTGAAGAAGCCGCTGAAGACCTGATCTTTCGCATCGGCAAACTTACCCGCATGTTGCGTGACAATATGCGAGAGCTGGGCCTGGATAAAGAGATCGAGAAAGCAGCGGAAGCAATTCCTGACGCGCGTGACCGGTTGCATTACGTCGCTACCATGACTGAGCAGGCAGCTGAACGTGCATTAAACGCTATTGATCGCGCCCAGCCATTGCAAGACCAACTCTCTGATCGTGCTGAAGCGCTCGATAAGCGCTGGGCCGAATGGTTTGAAGCGCCCAAAGAGTTGGATGATGCCAAAGCCTTGGTAAAAGAAACACGCACCTATCTAAGTGATGTGCCAACCATTGCTGCAGCGACAAACAAAGAACTGCTCGATATTATGATGGCTCAGGATTTTCAAGATCTTACCGGCCAGGTCATCAAGAAGATGATGGATGTCATCCGAGAAATTGAGCATCAGTTGGTGCAAGTACTTATCGATAACGTGCCGGGTGCTCATGTCCGTGAGTCGATGCAGCGTAAGGCAGAAGACCAATGGAAAAATGAGAACGCGCGTCGTAATGAAGAGCTGTTGAATGGCCCTCAGGTTAAGGACAATGCACCTGACATCGTTACTGGTCAGGATCAGGTAGACGACTTATTGGACGAATTAGGCTTTTAATGCGTTGTTATTAAGACATTGTGAAAGGCAGTATCTGGCACTATAGGCATTTGTTCAGCCGTCCCTAGGGGCGGCTGAATTTATGATAAGCCACGCAAGATACCGCCGGATGGCCGCATGGCAGATAACGACAGCGATCAGGAAAAGACGGAAGAGGCCACGCCCCGACGCTTGGACAAAGCCCGGGAAGAAGGCCAAGTACCCCGGTCTCGAGAACTGGCGACCTTTTTGCTGCTATTAGGCGGTGTGATTGGGCTGTGGAGCATGGGGCAAATGCTCTATGACCAGCTGGGCATGGTGATGGAGCAGGCCTTCTTATTCGAACGCCGTCATGCCATGGAAAGCACCCCGATGCTGGTCAATGCGCTGGATCTGGGGCAGCGCACACTGTTCGCAATGCTGCCGCTGTTCTTACTGTTGACGGTGATTGCACTGGTCGCACCCGCATTACTAGGAGGATGGTTGGTCTCGGCAAAATCAATGCAGCCCAAACTGTCGAAGCTAAACCCAATAAAAGGGTTGCAGCGTATTTTTTCGTCGCAGGCGTTGATTGAATTAACCAAAGCGATTGCCAAATCAATCCTGGTCGGCGGCATTGCATCCGCGTTTCTGTACGCCAACCTTGGTAAGTTTATGGGGCTAATGAATCAGCCCATTCAACAAGCGTTGGCGACCGCATTGAATATGTCGGCGTTAGCTGCCGGCCTGATCGTTTTATCACTCGTGGTGGTTATCTTAATTGATGTGCCTTTTCAGCTTTGGAGTAATGCGAAAAAGCTGCGTATGAGCAAGGAAGAAGTTAAGCGAGAGCATAAAGAGTCGG is part of the Halomonas sp. GT genome and harbors:
- the cheZ gene encoding protein phosphatase CheZ, translating into MSQHEQDSATQLSEEAAEDLIFRIGKLTRMLRDNMRELGLDKEIEKAAEAIPDARDRLHYVATMTEQAAERALNAIDRAQPLQDQLSDRAEALDKRWAEWFEAPKELDDAKALVKETRTYLSDVPTIAAATNKELLDIMMAQDFQDLTGQVIKKMMDVIREIEHQLVQVLIDNVPGAHVRESMQRKAEDQWKNENARRNEELLNGPQVKDNAPDIVTGQDQVDDLLDELGF
- the flhB gene encoding flagellar biosynthesis protein FlhB, which produces MADNDSDQEKTEEATPRRLDKAREEGQVPRSRELATFLLLLGGVIGLWSMGQMLYDQLGMVMEQAFLFERRHAMESTPMLVNALDLGQRTLFAMLPLFLLLTVIALVAPALLGGWLVSAKSMQPKLSKLNPIKGLQRIFSSQALIELTKAIAKSILVGGIASAFLYANLGKFMGLMNQPIQQALATALNMSALAAGLIVLSLVVVILIDVPFQLWSNAKKLRMSKEEVKREHKESEGDPHVKGRIRQQQQAMARGRMMSKVPDADVIITNPTHYAVALAYKEGSMGAPRLVAKGADAVAARIREIGLEAGVPRLEAAPLARALYHHVDLDAEVPAELYTAVAEVMAWAYRLKQVAQQGGEVPPTPDNLSVPPEMEHSSRDAGGSEAQS